The proteins below come from a single Onychomys torridus chromosome 18, mOncTor1.1, whole genome shotgun sequence genomic window:
- the Ddit4 gene encoding DNA damage-inducible transcript 4 protein, giving the protein MPSLWDRFSSSSSSSSSSSSSSSGTPAADRPPRSAWGSAAREEGLDRCASLESSDCESLDSSSNSGFGPEEDSSYLDGVSLPDFELLSDPEDEHLCANLMQLLQESLSQARLGSRRPARLLMPGQLVSQVGKELLRLAYSEPCGLRGALLDVCVEQGKSCHSVAQLALDPSLVPTFQLTLVLRLDSRLWPKIQGLLSSANSSLVPGYSQSLTLSTGFRVIKKKLYSSEQLLIEEC; this is encoded by the exons ATGCCTAGCCTTTGGGATCGTTtctcctcgtcctcgtcctcctcctcctcctcctcttcgtcCTCGTCCGGAACTCCTGCCGCTGATCGGCCGCCGCGCTCCGCCTGGGGGTCTGCGGCCCGAGAAGAGGGCCTTGACCGCTGCGCGAGCCTGGAGAGCTCGGACTGTGAGTCCCtggacagcagcagcaacagtggcTTCGGGCCGGAGGAAG ACTCCTCATACCTGGATGGGGTGTCTCTGCCCGACTTTGAGCTCCTCAGCGACCCCGAGGATGAGCATCTGTGTGCCAACCTGATGCAGCTGCTGCAGGAGAGCCTGTCCCAGGCGCGATTGGGCTCGCGGCGCCCTGCACGCCTGCTGATGCCAGGCCAGCTGGTGAGCCAGGTGGGCAAGGAACTCCTGCGCCTGGCTTACAGCGAGCCGTGCGGCCTGCGGGGGGCACTGCTGGACGTCTGTGTGGAGCAAGGCAAGAGCTGCCACAGCGTGGCTCAGCTGGCCCTCGACCCCAGCCTAGTGCCCACCTTCCAGTTGACCCTGGTGCTGCGCCTGGACTCTCGCCTCTGGCCCAAGATTCAGGGGCTGTTGAGTTCTGCCAACTCTTCCTTGGTCCCTGGCTACAGCCAGTCGCTGACGCTCAGCACCGGCTTCAGAGTCATCAAGAAGAAGCTTTACAGCTCCGAGCAGCTGCTCATTGAAGAGTGTTGA